The Streptomyces halobius genomic interval CGTCGAACCGGAAACGGGGTGGCAAGCGTGGCGGCTGGGCATGGTGCCTAGCCGGGCTGCTCGCGAGGTGATGGGGGTTGGCTGCGCCTGAGCCCCACGTTGTCGACTGTTCCGCCGTGGGGGTCGCCTGCCTGCGGCGGGCCTGCGCCGACGTTTTGGCTGTCCCGCCGTTGCACCTGCGGTGGGCTGTGCCCGCTGCGCGAGGCTGTTCGGCAGCGGCGCCGGCCCTCCGGACTCCGTCCTGCGGTCCGGCACCTCCCGAGGAGGTGGGGAATAGACGGTGGGGGTACACGTCGGCGGTCAGGCGCGCCCTGTCGGGACGATCACAGGTGTCTGACAGACCATATGTGCCCCCACCGGGCCCCTTTCCCCCCACCGTCGGGAGGGGCCGCTCCGCAGGACGGAGTCCGGAGGAGCGGCACCGCACCCGAAAACCCACCCCCGCCGCAGGCGCAACGGCGAAACACCCACACGGCGGGACAGCCGACCACGTGGGGCGCACGCCCGCCGCAGGCGAACCCCTCACGGCGGAACAGTCGACAACGGCGAGCAACGACGCCGGGCAGGGCAAGGTGCAGCGTCAGTCCTCACGCTGCTCTTCGAAATCCACCTTCTTCATGTGGCGGTTCATGGACTTCATCAGCAGCCACACGGCACCGCCGATGACCGCGAAGACGATGAAGCCGAGGACGCCGGGGGTCACCTTGTCCTTGTCGAAGCTGTCGGCAAGGGTGACGAAGTGCGTCAGGGCGAGGGTGCTGGTCGCGCTCATCATGGGGTCAATTGTTGCGGATGCCCGCGAAGAGGTCGTCCTCGGGGAGGGAAGTGTCGACCCGCGACTTCGCGAGCTCGTACTCCTCCGTCGGCCAGACCTCGCGCTGGATGTCCATCGGGACCCGGAACCACCCGCCGTCGGGGTCGATCTGGGTGGCGTGCGCGATCAGTGCCTTGTCGCGGATCTCGAAGAACTCGTCGCACGGGATGTACGTGGTCAGCGTGCGCTCACGCTGCTCGAACTGCTTCCAGCGCTCCAGCCACTCGCCGTACGGAGAGTCCATGCCGCGCGTCAGCAGCGCCTCGTGCAGCGCGACGGTGCGCGGGCGGTTGAAGCCCTGGTTGTAGTAGAGCTTCTGCGGCTGCCAGGGCGCACCGGCCTGCGGGTACTTCTCCGGGTCGCCGGCCGCCTCGAAGGCCACCATCGTGATCTTGTGGGTCATGATGTGGTCCGGGTGCGGATAACCGCCGTTCTCGTCGTAGGTCGTGATGACCTGCGGCTTGAACTTCCGGATCAGCCTGACCAGCGGCTCGGCGGCATCGTCCACGTCCTGCAGCGCGAAGCAGCCCTCGGGCAGCGGCGGCAGCGGATCGCCCTCGGGCAGCCCGGAGTCGACAAAGCCCAGCCACTCCTGCTTGACGCCCAGGATTTCCCGGGCCTCGTCCATCTCCTTCTTCCGTACGTCGTGGATGTTCTCCTCGATGTACGGGTCGCCCTGGAGTTTGGGGTTGAGGATGGAGCCTCGCTCGCCTCCTGTGCAGGTGACGACCAGCACGTCCACCCCCTCGGACACGTACTTGGCCATGGTGGCCGCCCCCTTGCTCGACTCGTCGTCGGGGTGGGCGTGGACCGCCATCATTCGCAGCTGCTCAGTCAAGACTCGATCCTCAGTGAAAGGGTGGAGACGATGCCTCCTATAGTGACCGAAGCGAGGGGGCGCTGTATTCCCTGAGGAGGGGACCCTCCGGGGGTATTCACATGCTTGGTCCCCCGGTCCCCGCAGCAGGAGGAATGATCATGACGGCGGTGCGCGAAGGGCTCCCGGACGGGCGCTACGGCCGGTCCGCGGATCAGCGCACGGATCGCAAGCTCAAGATCATCGGTGGTGTGCTCGGGGTCGCGCTGGTCGGCGTGGTGGGCTGGGCCGGCGCCTCGTACATCTCCGGGCAGGATCTCAGCGGACGTGTGATCACGTGGGACGCGGTGTCCGACAGCGCCGTCACGGTGCGCCTGGAGGTCGTCAAGGGCAAGGACGACACGGGCGTGTGCACCCTCCGCTCGCAGTCCGAGAACGGCGCCGAGGTGGGCCGTAAGGACGTCATCATCGACCAGCGCACGGAGCAGGTGGACACCGAGATCACGGTGCGTACGACGAAGCGGGCCACCACCGCCGAGCTCGTTGGCTGTACGGTGGCCGACGGCAGCTGACCCGGCGGCGACCCGCCCCCCGGCGCCACCCCGGCGCCAGAGCAGCGGCGCGCGCCGCCCGGCGTCTCACACCCCGCCTCAGCGCCCCCCGCACCACATGTCGGACGTCCGGCATGCCGGGGGACAGGGCCGGGCGAGGGACCGACGCACCACCGCTGACCAGCGCTGATGCATTCCTACGCGATCCATGCGGATTTCCTCTTCCCCGTTTTGTGGCGGAATTGTTAGGCTCGTGGTTTCGCCCACCTGTGAAGGCGCAACCCTTCCTGGTAGGGCGTTTGATTTATCCCCAGTACCGACGAGGAGCACCTGTGACCCAGACCGCGGATAACGTCACCTGGCTGACCCAGGAGGCGTATGACCAGCTCAAGGCCGAGCTGGAGTACCTGTCTGGTCCCGCACGCGCCGAGATCACCGAGAAGATCCAGGCGGCTCGCGAGGAAGGTGACCTGAAGGAGAACGCCGGCTACCACGCGGCCAAGGAAGAGCAGGGCAAGCAGGAGCTTCGTGTCCGCCAGCTCACTCAGCTGCTGCAGACCGCGAAGGTCGGCGAGGCCCCTGCCGCCAACGGCGTCGTGGCCCCCGGCATGGTCGTCACCATCGCGTTCGACGGAGACCCGGACGACACCCTCTCGTTCCTGCTGGCCTCGCGCGAATACGCGAGCTCGGACATCGACACCTACTCCCCGCAGTCCCCGCTGGGCTCCGCCGTCAACGGTGAGAAGGTCGGCACCGAGGCGACCTACGAGCTTCCCAACGGCAAGACCGCGATGGTGAAGATCCTCGAAGCCAAGCCGTACGCGGGCTGAGCCACGCGCCGGTCGATACGGATCGGTCGATACAGATCGATCGACACGGACACAGCGACACGAGCGACGCGAAGCGACACAACGACAACGACACAGCGACACAGGGAAAGCGGCCCGGGCATCAGGCTCCGGGCCGCTTCCGCGCGTCACGCGCTCCGTGGGTCCCTCTGTCGCACGGTATCCCTTCGCCGCAGAGTGTCCCGTCGCCACACAGTTTCCCTTCGTCGCACGCGGCTCATGCCGTAGCCGACCGGTACTTGCGCACCGCCAGCGTCGGGAAGATCGCGATGATCACGACGGACCAGAGGAGCGACGCCAGCGCCGGATGCTCCATCGGCCAGGCACCGGTCACCGACTTGAGGCCCCCCGCGGGGGTGTTGCCGAACAGCTCCCGGGCCGCGGCCACCGTCGCGCTGAACGGGTTCCACTCCGCGACATGCTGCAGAAACGTCGGCATGCCGTGGACCGGCACAAAGGCGTTGGAGATGAACGTCAGCGGGAAGAGCCAGATCAGCCCGCCCGAGGTGGCCGCCTCCGGCGTGCGCACCGAGAGGCCGATCAGGGCTCCGATCCAGGAGAAGGCGTAGCCCAGCAGGAGCAGCAGGGTGAAGCCGGCCAGCACCTGGGCGATGTTCTCGTAGGCGCGCCAGCCGATCAGCAGCGCGACGACGGCCAGCACGACCAGAGTGAGCGCGGTCTGCACCAGGTCGGCGAGGGTACGGCCGGTGAGCACCACGCCCCGGGCCATCGGCAGCGACCGGAACCGGTCGATCAGGCCCTTGTGCATATCGTCCGCGATGCCCGCACCGGCACCCGCCGTGGCGAACGTGACGGTCTGCGCGAAGATGCCCGCGGTCACCTCTACCTGCACTACCCCGAACCGGTATTGCACAGTGGGCCGCGTGAACTGGCCCCTGATGCTGACGTTCTCAGGGCATTCGTGGAATCGATGGACGATGCCGTTGACGTCCGGCCGATCGACTGCGTGGAGACGGTGCTGCACCTCACGGGCGGGTTCGACTCCGGCACCGTGGGAACCCGCCTCGCCGAGCGGTACCCGAACCGCTTCCCAACTGCCGCGCTCCTGATCGCCGGCCCGGGACGCGCCCATCAGATCCACCGACGCTCGGAATTCATCAAGGCGCTGCCGTTCGCGGAGCCGGACCACCTGATCGACGCCATAGAGCACCCGCCGTTGTCGCCGGCGTGCGCCCGGGTCAAGGGCGAGAGGATCAGCCCGTACGAAGAGCCTCTTCACCGGCCGTTCACCAAGCTGACTGAGGACCTGGCCGACCATGGCGCTCGCGTGGTCGTAACGCGGCTCGGCGGCGACGCGGTGGACCGGGCAGCACAGGAAGGGCGCGCATGGGTCCGCCGTGGCTGCCACTTCCCCGAACTGGTGAGGTACAACGAGACCCAAGGCTTCAATCTGGTGCACGAAGTGCAGCGCACGCACACCAAGGTCTATCTGATGGGCCGCCGAGCCGAGCGCATCGCTGGCTTGGAAGAGAGGTTCCGAGCGCTGTAGAGGGTGACGCGTTGCGCGCGGCCAAGAGTCAGCCGGTTCTGTAGCTGGCCTGCTCTCCCGCATGCCCCGCTCATGCGTCTATGACGGATGGGGGGCTCTCCTGTCTCTGGATTTCGCCGGGTGGCCGACTTTACTGATCTTTCCTGGTGCTTGCTCCGCCTGCCCGAAGAGAGTGGAGCAAGGGACCAAGGCAGCGCCTACCAAGCCAGTCGGTGTTCGTGTGCGTACCGCCGATTCGGACATCAAAAGGCCCCCTCCGCTGGAAGGGGGCCTCAGTGCTTGCTCTGGTCAGAGGTGGTTTTCAGCGGATCAACCGGCTGACTTGCGGTACTTGCGGACTGCGAGCGTGCGGAAGAGCGCGATGATCAGCAACGACCACAGCACCGAAGCGAGTACCGGATGCTGCATGGGCCAGGCGTCCGGCACCGGATATTTCGGCGGTAGGTTCCCGAACAGGTCGCGGCAGGCCATGACCGTTGCGCTGAACGGGTTCCAGTCCGCGATGGTCTGAAGGAACGAGGGCATGTTCTCCGACGGCACGAACGCGTTGGAGATGAACGTCAGCGGGAAGAGCCAGATCAGCCCGCCGGACGTGGCCGCCTCGGGCGTACGCACCGTGAGGCCGATCAGCGCGCCGATCCACGAGAAGGCGTAGCCCAGCAGGAGCAGCAGCGCGAATCCGGCCAGCACCCCGGCGATGTTCTCGTGGGTGCGCCAGCCGACCAGGACGGCGACGACCGCCAGCACCACCAGCGTCAGCGTGATCTGCACGAGGTCAGCCAGAGTCCGCCCCGTGAGCACCGCGCCACGGGACATCGGCAGCGACCGGAACCGGTCGATCAGGCCCTTGTGCATATCGTCCGCGATGCCCGCGCCCGCTCCGGCCGTGGCGAACGTGACGGTCTGCGCGAAGATACCCGCCATCAGGAATTCTCGGTATCCGGAGGGGCTGAGGCCCGCACCTGGGACGTTGATGGAGCCGCCGAACACATAGCTGAACAGCACCACGAACATGATCGGCTGGACAAGCCCGAAAATCACCACCTCGGGAATCCGGGCCATGCGAATCACATTCCGCCGGGCGATGACCAGCGAGTCTCTGATCGACTGGCCAACGCCGCCGATGGGTCGGGGGGCCGCGTGCTGTCCGGTATGGGATACGGCGCTCACTTCTCCTGCTCCTTCCAGGCGGCGGACCGCCGGGCGCCCGAGTTGAAACCTAGCTGAGACGGGCGAGCACGATTCGGAATGCGCAGCATCCGGATCAGATTGCGCTTGGCGACGACCAGGGAGTCGCGTACGGACCGGCTGATGCCGCCGCGTGCCTGCGGGGTCCGGCGGGGGGCGTCTGCCGCCTCGGTCACCGTGGTCACTTCACAGCCTCCTTCTCCCGGCCGCCCGCGCCCCGACCGCCCGTAAGGCTCTCGCCGCCGGCCCCGTTCTCGTCCTCCGCCTCGGCGGCGTGCCCGGTCAGCGAGATGAAGACGTCGTCCAGGGTCGGGCGGCGCAGCCCGATGTCGTCTATCTCCACGCCGCGGCCGTCCAGTTCGCGGATGACCTCGGCGAGCAGCTTGGCGCCGCCGGCCACCGGGACCGTCAGCTTGCGGGTGTGCGGGTCGATCGTGCCCTCGCCCTTGCCGAAGCCGCGCAGGACCTGCTCGGCGACGGGGATGTCCTCGGCGACGTGCACCACGACCTCCACGCGTTCGCCGCCGGTGCGGGCCTTGAGCTGGTCGGAGGTGCCGCGGGCGATGACCTTCCCGTGGTCGACGACGCAGATGTCGTGCGCGAGGCGGTCGGCCTCCTCCAGGTACTGGGTGGTGAGCAGCAGGGTGGTGCCGCCCGCGACCAGTTCCTGGATGACGTCCCACAGCGCCTGGCGGTTGCGCGGGTCCAGGCCGGTGGTCGGCTCGTCCATGAACATCACGGGCGGGCTGACGACCAGCGCCGCCGCGAGGTCGAGGCGGCGGCGCATGCCTCCGGAGTACGTCTTGGCGGGGCGGTCGGCGGCGTCGGAGAGATGGAAGCGCTCCAGCAGCTCACCCGCCCGCCGCTTCGCGTCCCGTCCCCTCATCTGGTAGAGCTGGCCGACCATCATGAGGTTCTCGCGGCCGGTCAAGTACTCGTCCACGGCGGCGAACTGACCGGAGAGGCCGATCGAGCGGCGCACCCGGTCGGGGTGCGCGAGGACGTCGATACCGGCGACCACCGCCCTGCCGTGGTCCGGCTGGAGCAGGGTCGTCAGGACCCGTACGGCGGTGGTCTTGCCGGCACCGTTCGGGCCGAGCATTCCGAGGACGGTTCCTTCGGGAACGTCGAGATCGACACCGTCCAGTGCCCTCACATCGCCGAAGGTCTTCACCAGACCTTCGGCGTAAATGGCGCCTGGCATGTGGGTACTCCCGTGGCTTGGGTGATTTCCAGGTGTTGAATCTTACGTTTAGCGGTCAAGGACCGTGTTGCAGGTAAATGTCCAGATCCGAAATGGAACGCCACACGGCAGCAGGCCGCGAGCGCGAGGGTACTCCAGACGCGATACATCGCGACACTGATTTTCCGGGATTCCGGGAGGGGCAGTGGGGAGACCGCGGGAGGGAAGGCGGGGACTGTTCCGGGAGGGCTCGCCCGTACTCCTCCCCACGCCCCCTCCCACGGCTCACTCCGTGAACAAGTAGCCCGCGTCGCGCAGCGCCGCGCTCACCTCGACGCAGTGCTCAGGCCCCTTGGTCTCCAGGTGCAGCTCCACCTCGACCTCGGTCAGCCCGAGACGCGGATCGGTACGCACATGCCCGATGTCGAGGACGTTCGCGTCGACGACGGACAGAATGCCCAGCAGGTTCGCCAGCGCCCCCGGCCGGTCGGTCAGCCGCAGCCGCAGAGAGAGATAGCGGCCCGCGGCGGCCATGCCGTGCCGCAGGATGCGCTGCAGCAGCAGCGGATCGACGTTGCCGCCGGACAGTACCGCAACGACCGGCCCATGGAAGGATTTCGGGTCGGACAGCAACGCCGCCACCGGGCTCGCCCCGGCCGGCTCCACCACCATCTTCGCCCGCTCAAGACACAGCAGCAGCGCGCTGGACAGCTCGTCCTCGGAGACCGTACGGACGTCGTCCACCAGGTCCTCGATGATCCCGAACGGCACATCGCCGGGCCGCCCCACCTTGATGCCGTCCGCCATCGTCGACAGCCCGTCGACCGCCACCGGACGCCCGGCCGCAAGCGAGGGCGGATAGCAGGCCGCACCCGCCGCCTGCACCCCGATGACCTGTACATCCGGGCGCAGCGTCTTCACCGCCAGCGCGATGCCCGCCGCCAGGCCGCCGCCGCCGATCCCCACGACGATGGTGCGCACCTCCGGGCACTGTTCGAGGATCTCCAGGCCGACGGTGCCCTGGCCCGCGATGATGTCGTGGTGGTCGAAGGGGTGGATGAAGACCGCGCCCGTGTTCCGCGCGTACTCCTCGGCGGCGGCCAGCGTCTCGTCCACGACATGGCCGTGCAGCCGCACTTCGGCGCCGTAGTCGCGGGTCGCGGAGACCTTCGGCAGCGGCGCGCCGACCGGCATGAACACCGTCGAGTGCACATCCAGCAGGGACGCCGCCAGCGCCACGCCCTGCGCATGGTTGCCCGCACTCGCGGCGACCACGCCCTTCTCCCGCTCCTCCGGCGAGAGCCCGGCGATCCGTACGTAGGCACCGCGGATCTTGAAGGAGCCGGTGCGCTGGAGGTTCTCGCACTTGAGGTGCACCGGGCCGCCGACCAGCCCGGACAGATAACGGCTGCCCTCCAGGGGGGTGGCCCGGGAGACACCGGAGAGCATCTTGTGCGCCGCACGAACGTCATCGACCGTGATCGTGGGGAGCGCGGCAGCGGCGGTCTCCTGTGACGTGTGAGGCGTGTGATCGGCCATGCCGCCAGTCTCGCAGTTCGTCCGCGTTACGGCCTTTCCGTCCCGACGGGCGGACACCCGGGCCGCTACCGGGGCCGGGTCTCGGGCCGCTCACGGGGCGTTATCGGATTGCGCAGCGCCGGTACGGTCCGCGCCGGGGCCGCGTACTCTGTCCTCCAATCCGTACGCATCCCATGAAGCGAGCACCCGGCCATGCCCACCTCTTCGGACATGACGACCCACACCGACCCCGCTCTTCTCGACGCACTGCAGCACCAAGTGGCCGTCTTCGCCCGCCGCGCAGAACAGAGTCGGCTCGGCGGCGTCGGGCAGGCGCGCAACTCCATGGACCGCGCCGCCTATCTGCTGCTCAACCGCCTGGACCAGGAAGGGCCGATGGGCGTCAAGGCGCTCGCCGCCGGTATGGGCATCGACTCCTCGACGGTCACCCGGCAGGTCGCCCCGCTGGTCGACTCCGGGCTGGTCAGCCGCGCCACGCACCCCGAGGACGGCCGGGCCGTGGTCCTTCAGCTGTCCGAGCGCGGCCACTCCCGCCTGGAAGAGGTACGAGCCTCGCGCCGCGCGCTGATGGCCATGGTGACGGAGGACTGGTCCGAGGAGGAGCGGGACGCGTTCTGCACACTCCTGACGCGCTTCAACACCTCGCTCGCCACCGTCGCCACGTCACTGGGGGCGGTGGGCCCGGCGGGAGCGGTGTCCTGACGACGGGGGCCCGGCGGCGCGGCAGGAGCGCCGGGCGTCCTGGGGCCGACAGGCCCGGTC includes:
- a CDS encoding DUF4307 domain-containing protein translates to MTAVREGLPDGRYGRSADQRTDRKLKIIGGVLGVALVGVVGWAGASYISGQDLSGRVITWDAVSDSAVTVRLEVVKGKDDTGVCTLRSQSENGAEVGRKDVIIDQRTEQVDTEITVRTTKRATTAELVGCTVADGS
- the mca gene encoding mycothiol conjugate amidase Mca; this encodes MTEQLRMMAVHAHPDDESSKGAATMAKYVSEGVDVLVVTCTGGERGSILNPKLQGDPYIEENIHDVRKKEMDEAREILGVKQEWLGFVDSGLPEGDPLPPLPEGCFALQDVDDAAEPLVRLIRKFKPQVITTYDENGGYPHPDHIMTHKITMVAFEAAGDPEKYPQAGAPWQPQKLYYNQGFNRPRTVALHEALLTRGMDSPYGEWLERWKQFEQRERTLTTYIPCDEFFEIRDKALIAHATQIDPDGGWFRVPMDIQREVWPTEEYELAKSRVDTSLPEDDLFAGIRNN
- the ilvA gene encoding threonine ammonia-lyase — its product is MADHTPHTSQETAAAALPTITVDDVRAAHKMLSGVSRATPLEGSRYLSGLVGGPVHLKCENLQRTGSFKIRGAYVRIAGLSPEEREKGVVAASAGNHAQGVALAASLLDVHSTVFMPVGAPLPKVSATRDYGAEVRLHGHVVDETLAAAEEYARNTGAVFIHPFDHHDIIAGQGTVGLEILEQCPEVRTIVVGIGGGGLAAGIALAVKTLRPDVQVIGVQAAGAACYPPSLAAGRPVAVDGLSTMADGIKVGRPGDVPFGIIEDLVDDVRTVSEDELSSALLLCLERAKMVVEPAGASPVAALLSDPKSFHGPVVAVLSGGNVDPLLLQRILRHGMAAAGRYLSLRLRLTDRPGALANLLGILSVVDANVLDIGHVRTDPRLGLTEVEVELHLETKGPEHCVEVSAALRDAGYLFTE
- a CDS encoding MarR family winged helix-turn-helix transcriptional regulator; translated protein: MPTSSDMTTHTDPALLDALQHQVAVFARRAEQSRLGGVGQARNSMDRAAYLLLNRLDQEGPMGVKALAAGMGIDSSTVTRQVAPLVDSGLVSRATHPEDGRAVVLQLSERGHSRLEEVRASRRALMAMVTEDWSEEERDAFCTLLTRFNTSLATVATSLGAVGPAGAVS
- a CDS encoding RAMP4 family protein, yielding MMSATSTLALTHFVTLADSFDKDKVTPGVLGFIVFAVIGGAVWLLMKSMNRHMKKVDFEEQRED
- the greA gene encoding transcription elongation factor GreA, which gives rise to MTQTADNVTWLTQEAYDQLKAELEYLSGPARAEITEKIQAAREEGDLKENAGYHAAKEEQGKQELRVRQLTQLLQTAKVGEAPAANGVVAPGMVVTIAFDGDPDDTLSFLLASREYASSDIDTYSPQSPLGSAVNGEKVGTEATYELPNGKTAMVKILEAKPYAG
- a CDS encoding ABC transporter permease, which encodes MVHRFHECPENVSIRGQFTRPTVQYRFGVVQVEVTAGIFAQTVTFATAGAGAGIADDMHKGLIDRFRSLPMARGVVLTGRTLADLVQTALTLVVLAVVALLIGWRAYENIAQVLAGFTLLLLLGYAFSWIGALIGLSVRTPEAATSGGLIWLFPLTFISNAFVPVHGMPTFLQHVAEWNPFSATVAAARELFGNTPAGGLKSVTGAWPMEHPALASLLWSVVIIAIFPTLAVRKYRSATA
- a CDS encoding ABC transporter permease, which gives rise to MSAVSHTGQHAAPRPIGGVGQSIRDSLVIARRNVIRMARIPEVVIFGLVQPIMFVVLFSYVFGGSINVPGAGLSPSGYREFLMAGIFAQTVTFATAGAGAGIADDMHKGLIDRFRSLPMSRGAVLTGRTLADLVQITLTLVVLAVVAVLVGWRTHENIAGVLAGFALLLLLGYAFSWIGALIGLTVRTPEAATSGGLIWLFPLTFISNAFVPSENMPSFLQTIADWNPFSATVMACRDLFGNLPPKYPVPDAWPMQHPVLASVLWSLLIIALFRTLAVRKYRKSAG
- a CDS encoding ATP-binding cassette domain-containing protein, with the translated sequence MPGAIYAEGLVKTFGDVRALDGVDLDVPEGTVLGMLGPNGAGKTTAVRVLTTLLQPDHGRAVVAGIDVLAHPDRVRRSIGLSGQFAAVDEYLTGRENLMMVGQLYQMRGRDAKRRAGELLERFHLSDAADRPAKTYSGGMRRRLDLAAALVVSPPVMFMDEPTTGLDPRNRQALWDVIQELVAGGTTLLLTTQYLEEADRLAHDICVVDHGKVIARGTSDQLKARTGGERVEVVVHVAEDIPVAEQVLRGFGKGEGTIDPHTRKLTVPVAGGAKLLAEVIRELDGRGVEIDDIGLRRPTLDDVFISLTGHAAEAEDENGAGGESLTGGRGAGGREKEAVK